A window of Bacilli bacterium PM5-9 genomic DNA:
TATCCATAAGATCGCTCCTTGCATTTGATAATACAATTATGGCATAATAGTTCTATAAGTACAACTAATATATAAGAAAAAATTATGATAAAGATTTCACAAAGGTAAAACTGTGAAAATAAATGATATCTTTTTGCTGAAATAGTCAAAAATTATAAAAATAATAAGTTTTATTTGATAAAAAAGATTAGTCCATAAAAAATTTTGATAATAACATAAATTTATTGTAATGTTTTTTTTGTCTTCGATATTGTTTAGAGAATAGATAAAGCTTATAATTTAAAGTATAGAATAGGAGGAATAACAATGTCGTATACAATTGATATGATTGAAATGGGGCAAAAGGCAACTTTTACTAAAACAGTAAGCGAAAGTGATGTTTATCTTTTTGCTGGAGTATCTGGGGATTTGAATCCAGCACACACTAATGAGGAATATTGTAAAGACACAATGTTCAAGACAAGAATAGCACATGGAATGCTAAGTGCATCATTTATTTCAACTGTGTTTGGAATGACTTTGCCAGGACCAGGAACAATTTTTTTAGAAAATAATTGCAAGTTTAGAAAACCAGTATTTATTAATGATACAATTACTGCTGAAGTTGAGGTAAGTGAAATTATTAATGAAAAAAATATTGTTAAGTTTATGACAAGATGTTTTAATCAAAACGGTGATATTGTTATTGAAGGGACGGCTACGCTAATGCCGCCAAAGAAAGGGTAGGTAAAATGGATTTTAAATTAACTAAACAACAAGAATTATTTTTAGATTTATTTGAAAATTTTTCACAAAATGAAGTTAAACCTTTAGCTGCTGAAGTCGATGAAGAAGAAAGATTTCCAGTTGAAACAGTAGAATTATTAAAAAAATATGGATTTATGGGAATTCCATTTCCAAAAGAATATGGTGGAGCGGGAGCAAGCGATGTAGAATATGCAATGGCAGTAGAAACATTATCTAAATATTGTGCTACTACAGGTGTTATCGTTTCAGCACATACTTCACTATGTGCAAATCCAATATATATGTTTGGAACAGAAGAGCAAAAGCAAAAATTCCTTGTGCCTTTAGCAAAAGGTGAAAAAATTGGTGCTTTTGGATTAACAGAGCCAAATGCTGGAACTGATGCTGGTGGACAACAAACAACAGCAGTTTTAGATGGTGATGAATATGTATTAAATGGTTCAAAAATATTTATTACAAATGGTGGATATGCTGATATTTATATCATCATTGCAATGACTGATAAATCAAAAGGAACTCGTGGAATCTCTGCATTTATTGTTGAAGCTGACAATCCAGGATTTTCAATTGGTAAAAAAGAATTGAAATTAGGAATTAGAGGATCTTCTACAACTGAATTAATTATGAAAGATTGCCGTATTCCAAAAGATCAATTACTAGGAAAAGTTGGACAAGGATTTAAAGTAGCAATGCAAACACTTGATGGTGGTCGTATTGGTATTGCAGCTCAAGGGTTAGGTATTGCTCAAGGTGCTATTGATGAAACAGTTGCTTATGTTAAAGAACGTAAACAATTTAATCGTCCAATAAGTGCATTCCAAAATACTCAATTCCAATTAGCTGATATGCAAACAAAAACTGATGCAGCAAGATTATTAGTTTATCGTGCAGCAAGTTGTAAAGCTCAAAAATTACCATATTCAAATGAAGCAGCTATGGCAAAATTATTTGCTTCAGAAACTGCTATGGAAGTAACTACTAAAGCAGTTCAATTATTTGGTGGTTATGGTTATACAAGAGAGTATCCAGTTGAAAGAATGATGAGAGATGCAAAAATTACAGAAATCTATGAAGGAACTTCAGAGGTTCAAAGAATGGTAATTTCAGCACATCTTTTAAATAAGTAGGAGGAACAGTTAATGAACATAGTTGTATTAATTAAACAAGTACCTGACACAACTGAGATTAAAGTAAACTTTGAAACAGGAACTTTAATTCGTGATGGGGTAAAAAGTATAATGAATCCAGATGATAGAGCTGGATTAGAAGAAGCATTAAAAATCAAAGATGCTAGTGGAGCACATGTTACAGTTGTAACTATGGGTCCTCCTCAAGCGGATAGTATGTTAAGAGAAGCTTTAGCAATGGGTGCTGATGAAGCAATTTTAGTAAGTGATGGTCGTTTTGCTGGAGCGGATACTTGGGCAACATCTTCAACAATTGCCGGAGTATTAAACAAACTTGATTTTGATTTAATTATTGCAGGACGTCAAGCAATTGATGGTGATACAGCACAAGTAGGTCCACAAACTGCTGAAAAACTAAATATTCCTCATATTACTTATGTTGAAGAAGTGGTTGAATATACTGAAAAAGACATTACAGTTCATCGTCAATATGAAGATGGTTATCATGTTATTAAAGCTGAATTCCCATGCTTATTAACAACATTAACTGAGATGAATAAACCTCGCTATATGAGTACAAATGGAATTGTTGATGCTTTTGAAAAAGAAGTAAAAGTTTGGACATTAGATGATATCGAAGTTGATGTTGCAAACATTGGTTTAAAAGGATCACCAACAAAAGTTAGAAAAACATTTACAAAAGAAGCTACTGAAAAAGCTGATTTATTTGAAGGTACTGCTCAAGAAGCAGCAGCTTTAATTACAAAAGAATTAGCTAGTAGAAATTTAATATAGGAGGAAAAAGTAATGTATGATATTGATTTAGCAAGAGATTACTTTGTCTTCATTGAACAAAGAGATGGAAAAATCATGGATGTTGCTTATGAATTAATTGGTGAAGCAACAAGATTAGTAAAAAGAACAGACGGTTATAAAGTTGTAGGTCTTTTATTAGGGCACAATGTAGATAATCTAGCAAAAGAAGCAATCGCATATGGTTGTGATAAAGTTATCGTTGTTGATGATGAATTATTAAAAGTGTATGTTCCAGAAGCATATACAAAAGCTGTTGCTGGAATTATTCAAGAATATAAACCAGATGGAATGTTCATTGGAGCAACAAGTTTAGGTCGTGATTTAGGACCAAGAGTTGCTGCAAGATGTAAAACAGGTTTAACGGCAGATGCTACTGTAATTGAAGTTGATCCAGAAGATGAAGGAACAAAATTATTGTGGGTAACTCGTCCAGCATTTGGTGGTAACTTATTCGGAACAATTATTTGTCCTGATCATCGTCCACAAATGGCGACAATTAGACCTGGTGTATTAGTGAAAAACGAAAAAGATGAATCGCGTCAAGGAGAAATCGTAAAATTTGATGCAAAATTAGATAAAAATGACATTAATGTAGATATCTTAGATATAGTTAAGAAAGTTGCTGAAGGTGTTGATATCACAAAAGCTGAGATTGTTATTTCTGGTGGACGTGGTGTTGGTGGACCTGAAGGTTTTGAACTATTAGAAAAAGTTGCTAAAAGTATTGATGGAGTAGTTGCTGGAAGCCGTGCATCTGTAGATGCTGGTTGGATTGAAAAAGCAAAACAAGTTGGTCAAACAGGTAAAACAATTCGTCCTCTTGTATATATTGCTTGTGGAATCTCAGGGGCTGTTCAACATACTGCTGGTATGGATAAAGCAGACTTCATCATTGCAATAAACAAAGATAAATATGCACCAATTTTCGATGTTGCACATGTTGGAATTGTTGGAGATTTATTTGAAGTTTTACCAGAGTTAGAGAAACAGTTTTTAGAAATAAAATAGTTGTGGTATAATAAAATTGTTGAAAAATTGATAACTTAATAGAGGCGCAATTGATTCGGGTAGATATTAGTTAGTGTAGCTGCTAGTTACTAGTATTGAAGGGGATCGTTGCCGAAAGGAAAGTTTAGCTACGAGCTTTTTCTTGGTTTATGAATACACTATTCATAGACTCTCATATTAATATATGGGGCGCTATTAAATATACCATGGTATATTTAGAGCGTCTTTTTGTTTAAATATAAGAAAGGGGATAATTAAATGAAAAAAATTGAATCATTAATTAGACTAAGAATGTCAAGCCATGATGCACACTATGGTGGAAACCTTGTAGATGGTGCAAGAATGTTGGGATTATTTGGAGATGTAGCAACTGAGCTTTTAATCAAAAGAGATGGAGATGAAGGGCTATTTGTAGCATATAAAGATGTTGAATTTACTGCTCCAGTTTATGCAGGAGATTACATTGAAGCTTATGGATATATTGAAAAAGAAGGAAATACTTCTCGTACAATGACTTTTGAAGCACGTAAAGTAATTCAACCAAGAACTGATATTAATGATAGTGCAGCTGAGTTTTTAGAAGAGCCAATTGTTGTTTGTAAAGCAACAGGTGTATGTTTAGTGCCAAAGGAGAAAAAACGTTATGAGTAAATTAATTATTACTGCTGCAATATGTGGTGCTGAAGTAACAAAAGAACATAATCCAGCAACTCCATACACAGTAGCTGAAATAGCTGCTGAAGCAAAAGCTGCTCATGAAGCTGGTGCTGCGATTATTCATTTACATGTTAGAGAAGATGATGGAACTCCAACACAAAGTAAAGCACGTTATGAAGAATGTATGAAAGCAATTAAAGAAGTATGTCCAAATGTTATTGTGCAACCTTCAACAGGTGGTGCTGTTGGAATGTCTAGTGAAGAGAGATTACAACCAGTTACTTTAAACCCAGAAATGGCAACACTTGATTGTGGAACATGTAACTTTGGTGGTGATGAAATCTTTGAAAACACTGAAAATATGATTATTGAATTTGCTGCTAAAATGGCAGAACATGGTGTTAAACCAGAATGTGAAGTTTTTGATAAAGGTATGATTGATATGGCTTTAAGACTTCAGAAAAAAGGTTTAATTAAAGATGAAAACCTACATTTTGACTTTGTAATGGGTGTAAATGGTGGAATTAGTGCAACACCACGTGACTTATTATTTATGGTTGAATCTATTCCAAGCAATAGTACTTGGACAGCTGCTGGAATTGGACGTCATGAATTCCCGCTTGCTGCAATGACTATTGTAATGGGTGGACATGTAAGAGTTGGATTTGAAGATAATGTTTATCTTGAAAAAGGAGTATTAGCTAAATCAAATGCAGAGCTTGTTAACAAAGTTGTTCAACTTGCTAAATTATTAGGAAGAGAAGTAGCAACTTCAGATGAAGCAAGAGAAATTTTGGGGTTGAAATAATATGAAAACAAAAGTTGTAAGCAAGGAATCATTAAAAGATCATCTTCATGATGGCATGAGTATTATGGTTGGTGGATTCATGGCATGTGGAACACCAGAAACGATTGTTGATATGATTATTGAATCTGGTATTAAGGATTTAACAATGTATTGTAATGATGCAGGGTTTCCTGATCGCGGGATTGGTCGTATAATTGCTAAGGGTCAATGTAAAAAATTATACACATCTCATATTGGTTTAAATCCAGAAGCTCAAGCAATGATGAATGATGGAAGAATGGAAATTGTTTTAGTACCACAAGGAACTTTAGCTGAGCAAATTAGAGCTGGTGGAAGTGGACTTGGTGGTGTTTTAACACCAACAGGATTAGGTACTTTAGTTGAAGAAGGAAAACAAGTTTTAGAGATAAAAGGGAAAAAATACCTTTTAGAAGAAGCTTTTAAAGCAGATTTATCAATTGTAAAAGCAAATGTTGCTGATACAGTTGGGAATTCAAGATTATTAGGAACAACACTTAATTTTAATCCACTAATGGCATTAGCTGGTGAAAAAGTTATGGTTGAAGCAGATGAAATAGTAGAGCACATTAATCAAGATGATGTTACTATTCCACATGTTGTTGTTGATTATGTAATTAAGGAGGAACATTAAGATGGATGTAAAAGAAAAAATCGTTAAGCGTGTTGCTCAAGAGTTACAAGATGGTCAATTAGTTAATCTAGGAATTGGGATGCCAACATTAGTTGCTAATTATCTTCCTGAGGATGTTAGTGTTGTTTTACAATCAGAAAATGGTATGGTTGGATTAATTGGTTTAGATGGTAAAGAGCCTGACTTAAATATTACTAATGCTGGTGGGCAATATGTTGATGTTGATGAGTATGGTGCTTTCTTTGATAGCAGTTATTCATTTGCCTTAATTAGAGGTGGACATGTTGATGCAACAGTATTAGGAACTTTAGAAGTTGACCAAGAAGGAAATATTGCTAACTACATGATTCCAGGAAAATTAGTTCCAGGAATGGGTGGAGCAATGGATTTAGTTACTGGTGCAAAGAGAGTAATTGTATCAACTACTCATACTTCAAAAGGTGCTCCAAAAATTCTAAAAAAATGTACATTACCAATTACTGGATGTAAAAGTGCTGATATGATAGTTACAGAATTAGCAGTATTTGAAGTAAAAGATAATTATTTATTGCTAACAGAAGTAGCTGAAGAATCAAGTGTTGAAGAAGTATTAGAATTGACAGAAGCTGATGTTAAATTAGCTGAAGATATTAAAAGATTTTAAAATTATAGAAAGAAGGAAAAAAAATGAAACAAGGAAACAAGTATGGAACACACCGTGTAATTGAACCAAAAGGTGTATTACCACAACCAGCTGCAAAAGTTGATAATGACATGAACATTTATGACAATGAAATTTTAATTGATGTTCTTGCACTTAATATTGACTCTGCATCATTCACTCAAATTGCTGATGAACAAGGGCATGATGAGGCAAAAATCGGAAACAGAATTATGGAAATTGTTGCTGAAAAAGGTAAACAACAAAACCCAGTTACTGGCTCAGGTGGAATGTTAATCGGTATTATTAAAGAAATTGGACCTGCATTAGAAGGAAAAACTGATTTAAAAGTTGGAGATAAAATTGCAACATTAGTTTCTTTATCTTTAACACCATTAAAAATTGAGAAAATCAAAAAAATCCATATGGATATTGATCGTGTTGAAATTGAAGGACAAGCTATTTTATTTGAATCAGGAATTTATGCAGTATTACCAAGTGATATGAGCGAAACATTAGCATTAGCTGCACTTGATGTTGCTGGAGCGCCAGCTCAAGCACAAAAACTTGCTACTAAAGGACAAAGCGTTTTAATTTTAGGAGCTGCAGGTAAAAGTGGTGTTATGTGTTGCTATGAAGCTAAAAAATCTGTTGGAGCAGAAGGAAAAGTTATTGGATTCATTAATTTAGAATCAGATCGTGAAATGTTAGAAAAAACAGGATTCTGCGATCACGTAATTGTTGGAGATGCAACAAATGCAATCGAAGTATTAGATAAAGTTAAAGAAGCAACTGGTGGAGAAGAAGTAGATGTATGTATTAACTGTGTTAACGTTATGAATACTGAAATGGCTTCAATTTTACCAGTAAAAGATGGAGGAATTGTTTACTTCTTCTCAATGGCTACTAGCTTTACAAAAGCAGCTTTAGGGGCTGAAGGTGTTGGTAAAGATGTAACTATGATAATTGGTAATGGTTATACAAAAAATCATGCGAAAATTACATTAGATGCATTAAGAGAATCAAAAGTATTAAGAGATATTTTTGAAGAAAAATATTTATAAAATTTAGGAGGATTAAAAAATGAATACTTACAGTAGAAGAAAAGAATTATATCCAAACGTAACTGACGAGCAATGGAACGATTGGAAATGGCAAGTACAAAACCGTATTGAAACAGTAGAACAATTAGAACAATATGTAGATTTAACTCCAGAAGAATTAGAAGGTGCTAAAAAAACACTTGAATCATTAAGAATGGCAATTACACCTTATTATATTTCTTTAATTAACCCAAGTGATCCACATGATCCAGTTCGTAAACAAGCTGTACCATTATCAAAAGAATTACATGTTTCTGAAGCAGATTTAGATGATCCACTTCATGAAGATGTTGATAGTCCAACTCCAGGATTAACTCATCGTTATCCAGACCGTGCTTTATTATTAGTAACTGACCAATGCTCTATGTATTGTCGTCATTGTACAAGAAGAAGATTTGCTGGTCAAAACGATAGTGAATTACCAATGACTCAAATTGATAAAGCAATTGAGTATATTAAAAATACACCTGTAATTAGAGATGTTGTTTTATCAGGTGGAGATGCTTTATTAATTAATGATGAAGTTTTAGAATCAATCTTAAAAAGATTAAGCGAAATTGATCACGTTGAAATCGTTCGTATTGGATCAAGAGTACCTGTTGTATTACCACAAAGAATCACACCAAAATTATGTGAAATCTTGAAAAAATATCAACCAGTTTGGTTTAATACACACTTTAATCATCCACATGAAATTACTCCAGAAAGTAAAAAAGCATGTGATATGATTGCTGATGCTGGATGTCCAATTGGAAATCAATCAGTATTATTAGCTGGTGTTAATGATAGTGTTCACATTATGAGAAAATTAGTTAATGATTTAGTTAAAATTCGTGTTCGTCCATATTACATTTACCAATGTGATTTAAGTAATGGATTAGAGCATTTCAGAACACCTGTATCAAAAGGTATTGAAATTATTGAAGGATTAAGAGGACATACATCAGGATTATGTGTTCCAACATTCGTTGTTGATGCTCCTGGTGGTGGAGGTAAAATTCCAGTTATGCCACAATACATTATTTCACAAGCTCCTGGTAAAGTTGTATTAAGAAACTATGAAGGTGTTATTACAACTTATTATGAACCAACAAATTATGAGCCAACTCCAATTTCAGGAGAAGTTAAAACTCATAAAGTTGGGGTTGCTGGTTTATTAAATGGTGAAGAAGCAACTATTGAACCAGTAGGACTTGAAAGAAATGAAAGACACGATCACTAATTTTATTAGTGAATTAAGAAGTTTTGATTCAATAGCTATAATTGGACTGAGTAAAAATGCTGGGAAAACGACAACGCTTAACTCAGTCCTTAAGCTACTTAATTACGAAAATGTGATGTTAACATCAATTGGTTATGATGGTGAAGAAACGGATTTAGTTTTCGGGACTGGAAAGCCAACAATTTTTGTTAAAAAAGGCACTTTACTTGCAACTGCAAAAAAATGTGTTTTAAGTAGTGATATTCGTTTTGAAATATTAGAAACAACAGGATTTAATACACCTTTGGGTGAAATTATTATCGTTAAATGTTTAGAAGATGGTTTAATTGAATTGGCTGGTCCATCTTATAATTCGCAATTAAAAGAGGTAATAAGACTTCTTAAAGAATTAGGAAATGGATTGGTTTTAGTTGATGGAGCATTGAATAGAAAAACTTTTAGTGATCCAAGTGTTTGTGATCGTACAATTCTTTGTAGTGGAATGACTTTAAGTGATGACATTAATGAAGTAGCTAAGCAAACATTGTATTCACTACAGTTACTATCATTGAAAAGAATTGATAAAATTGATTGTGAATTAGTTGTTGAAAACTTTAATGATGCAATTACAATTGTTAATAAGGATAATTCAATTAAAAACATTGAAGCATTAACAGCGATTAATCAAGAAGTTATAATTGCAAAAAACTTAGATAAAGATAGCAAATACTTATTGATTAATGGACCACTTACTGATAAACTAGCATTGCAGTTGATTAAAACAAGAAGTCAAATTGATGCATTGTGTGTTGTTGTAAAGAATGGTACAAGTGTATTTGTTAAAGAAGAAACATTTAATCAGTTGAAGAAAGCTAATATTGATATAAGAGTTATTGATGAAATAAATGTTTGTGCAATTTCAATGAATCCAAATAGTTTATATAGACAATTTGATTCAAAAGAAGTGGTTGCTAAAGTAGCAAGCCAAACTGATAAATTAGTATATGATTTTGTAGGGGGTAACTAGTAAATGGTGGCATTTTTAAATCAAAAACAGCGTAGTGAAATTGGTTTTGAGTTTGTTTTAAAACAACTTAATGTTTTAAGTGTCTATGGTCAAGAACTTTTAAATACGCAAAAGGCTTTTGAAGATGCTAAAACGCTAGAGATCGAGTTTGATAAAATTGAAACTACAAAAGAGTATCTTAATAAATATGATAGAGTAATTAAGGAAAGTGAAGTATACTTTTCAAGAATAAAAAATATTGATCTTATTTTAAATGGGCTTGACTTGATTTGCTTAGATGAAGTAGAGATTTTTGAAATCAAAAAATTTGTTTATAATGTAATGAATTTAAATAAATGTTTTAGTGAAATAAATAATGTTATTGATGTTTACTGTTTTAATGATTTTTCAAAATTATTTGAATACTTAGATTTGGATAATTCTAAAATGCCTTTCTTTAGTTTGTACGATGAATATTCTCAAGAGTTAAAAGAGTTACGTGCAAAGCAAAAAGAGAGTGATGAACAAAAAGAAATATTAAAAGATAAAATAAAAGAAGAAGAACAAAAAGTTAAATATGATATAACTAATTTTATTGCTAAATATCAAGATGAATTGATTGCTACGACTAAACAAATTGCTTATTTAGATTTATTGATTGCAAAAGCAAAGTTGGCTAATCGATATGGATTAGATAAACCGATGATTGCTGATAAGATGGTTTTAAAAAATAGTTATAGTCCGTATGTAAGAGAAGTTGTAACTGAAAAAGGGTATAATTATATACCTTTAAATATTGAACTTGAAAAAAAGGTTCAACTTATAACTGGTTCTAATATGTCTGGTAAGTCAGTTACCTTAAAAAATATTATTTTAAATGTTTTGTGCTTTCAGTATGGAATTTATCCATTTGCGCAAGAAGCAAAGTTACCAATTGTTGATTATATTGTATATATATCTGATGAATTACAGGATGTTGAAAATAGTTTAAGTTCATTTGGTAAAGAAGTTGCTGTCTTAAATGAATCACTAGAATTTATTAAAGAAAAACATGGTTTAATTGTTTTAGATGAATTTGCAAGAGGTACTAATCCAATTGAAGCAAAAATGATTGTTGTTGGATTATGTAAATATTTACAAACTCAAAATATTTACTCGATTTTATCAACACATCTTGATTTAGATTTGGATATTGATTATAACCA
This region includes:
- a CDS encoding hypothetical protein (product_source=Hypo-rule applied; smart=SM00382; superfamily=52540); its protein translation is MKDTITNFISELRSFDSIAIIGLSKNAGKTTTLNSVLKLLNYENVMLTSIGYDGEETDLVFGTGKPTIFVKKGTLLATAKKCVLSSDIRFEILETTGFNTPLGEIIIVKCLEDGLIELAGPSYNSQLKEVIRLLKELGNGLVLVDGALNRKTFSDPSVCDRTILCSGMTLSDDINEVAKQTLYSLQLLSLKRIDKIDCELVVENFNDAITIVNKDNSIKNIEALTAINQEVIIAKNLDKDSKYLLINGPLTDKLALQLIKTRSQIDALCVVVKNGTSVFVKEETFNQLKKANIDIRVIDEINVCAISMNPNSLYRQFDSKEVVAKVASQTDKLVYDFVGGN
- a CDS encoding DNA mismatch repair protein MutS2 (product_source=KO:K07456; cath_funfam=3.30.56.10,3.40.50.300; cog=COG1193; ko=KO:K07456; pfam=PF00488; smart=SM00382; superfamily=48334,52540) — its product is MVAFLNQKQRSEIGFEFVLKQLNVLSVYGQELLNTQKAFEDAKTLEIEFDKIETTKEYLNKYDRVIKESEVYFSRIKNIDLILNGLDLICLDEVEIFEIKKFVYNVMNLNKCFSEINNVIDVYCFNDFSKLFEYLDLDNSKMPFFSLYDEYSQELKELRAKQKESDEQKEILKDKIKEEEQKVKYDITNFIAKYQDELIATTKQIAYLDLLIAKAKLANRYGLDKPMIADKMVLKNSYSPYVREVVTEKGYNYIPLNIELEKKVQLITGSNMSGKSVTLKNIILNVLCFQYGIYPFAQEAKLPIVDYIVYISDELQDVENSLSSFGKEVAVLNESLEFIKEKHGLIVLDEFARGTNPIEAKMIVVGLCKYLQTQNIYSILSTHLDLDLDIDYNHYQVAGLSNVQETELSSDDILKVMDYSLMKVDNKTKVPNDAFKVMNFLNLNRELKNIIEKEYEKETNNGQN